The following coding sequences lie in one Mycobacterium sp. DL440 genomic window:
- a CDS encoding cytosine permease yields the protein MAFGVSGLNASTFSGRRPTGSGDLTVETHGIAPLAADQRYGHPARLFTVWFAPQVNMTGVFTGTLAITLGLGFWLGLLAMVIGTVLGSAVVAYLSTWGPRTGTGQLPNARMAFGGLVVIPGILQWGSSIAWDALVGLFGGEALAALLGIPFWIAVLIVLAVQGVVGFFGYELIHRLQAVLTVILFITFAVFTVKLVSGHDIVVAASVGGADLAGAFVFEVTIALSLAISWASYAADFSRYLPTDSPRWQVFGYSFAGIVLGYIFVQGIGIAAAAVIGEHTADGVHAVMGGGLLGGLALLVIALAAIGSGVMNDYSGSLALQTIGVRVRRPVSAIIVTVLAFGLILWLHAADTATRFTDVLLLVSYWIPAFVAVVVVDWMLRARGRTSIDPSAEPTVRRDAIAALIAFVLAYAVAVPFMNTTLIQGAVATAWHGADIAYFVNFIAALMLYGGYRLLTRRSHRP from the coding sequence ATGGCTTTCGGAGTCAGCGGACTCAACGCATCCACGTTCAGCGGGCGCCGCCCGACCGGCTCGGGTGATCTGACCGTGGAGACCCATGGGATCGCGCCACTGGCCGCCGACCAGCGCTACGGACATCCAGCCCGGCTGTTCACGGTGTGGTTCGCGCCGCAGGTCAATATGACCGGAGTCTTCACCGGCACGTTGGCGATCACCCTCGGGTTGGGGTTCTGGCTCGGGCTGCTGGCCATGGTGATCGGCACCGTCCTGGGTTCAGCCGTGGTCGCCTACCTGTCGACCTGGGGCCCACGCACAGGGACGGGTCAACTTCCCAACGCGCGCATGGCATTTGGCGGTCTCGTGGTAATACCGGGCATCCTGCAGTGGGGATCATCGATCGCCTGGGACGCCCTCGTCGGATTGTTCGGCGGAGAGGCGCTCGCGGCACTGCTGGGCATCCCGTTCTGGATCGCGGTGCTGATTGTGCTGGCCGTACAGGGCGTGGTGGGGTTTTTCGGTTACGAATTGATCCACCGCCTGCAAGCGGTGTTGACCGTCATCCTCTTCATCACCTTCGCGGTCTTCACCGTCAAACTGGTCAGCGGCCATGACATCGTGGTGGCGGCATCGGTGGGCGGCGCGGATCTGGCCGGGGCATTCGTTTTCGAGGTCACCATCGCGCTGAGTCTGGCGATCTCGTGGGCCAGTTACGCCGCCGATTTCAGCCGTTACCTCCCCACGGATTCGCCACGGTGGCAGGTCTTCGGATATTCGTTCGCCGGAATCGTGTTGGGCTACATCTTCGTTCAGGGCATCGGTATCGCAGCCGCAGCCGTCATCGGTGAGCACACCGCCGACGGCGTCCACGCCGTCATGGGCGGGGGTCTGCTCGGCGGTCTCGCCTTGTTGGTGATCGCGCTCGCGGCGATCGGGTCGGGAGTGATGAACGATTACAGCGGCTCGTTGGCGTTGCAGACCATCGGTGTGCGCGTGCGCCGACCGGTGTCGGCGATCATCGTGACGGTGCTGGCGTTCGGCTTGATCCTGTGGCTGCACGCTGCCGACACCGCGACCCGCTTCACCGATGTCCTGCTGTTGGTCAGCTACTGGATTCCGGCGTTCGTCGCGGTGGTCGTGGTGGATTGGATGCTCCGTGCGCGGGGACGCACGAGCATCGATCCGAGTGCCGAACCCACGGTTCGCCGTGACGCGATAGCTGCGCTCATCGCGTTCGTACTGGCCTACGCGGTGGCGGTGCCGTTCATGAACACCACGCTGATCCAGGGTGCGGTCGCCACCGCATGGCACGGCGCCGACATTGCCTACTTTGTCAATTTCATTGCGGCGCTGATGCTTTACGGTGGCTATCGGCTGCTGACGCGGCGGTCTCACCGACCCTAG
- a CDS encoding alpha/beta fold hydrolase, with the protein MDQYRRGEFVFDVTDSGPADGPVVVLLHGFPQQNSSWEQIIPLLTGKGFRCLAPNQRGYSPGARPSRRRDYCPTELVKDTLALIDASGADRVHLVGHDWGAAVAWSLADHAPERLASLSALSVPHPIAFLRSMLTSRQGLASWYMYVNQLPWVPERLMLGRDGTGKAMANTLIRSGLPPEAAMRDARSMAETGALTAALNWYRAMPLSRSGPGAAGKITVPTLYVWSDRDIAITAKPARDTAKYVSGPYRFETLRGASHWLPEEKPADIAGMLLQWFAAHPV; encoded by the coding sequence ATGGATCAATACCGCCGCGGGGAATTCGTATTCGACGTCACCGACAGCGGACCTGCCGATGGGCCGGTGGTTGTTCTGCTGCACGGCTTCCCGCAGCAGAACAGCAGCTGGGAGCAGATCATCCCGCTGCTCACCGGCAAAGGCTTCCGGTGTCTGGCACCCAACCAGCGCGGGTACTCACCCGGCGCCCGGCCGTCACGCCGCCGCGACTACTGTCCGACGGAATTGGTCAAAGACACCCTCGCGCTGATCGATGCCAGCGGTGCCGACCGCGTGCATCTCGTCGGTCATGACTGGGGAGCTGCAGTGGCCTGGAGCCTGGCCGACCACGCGCCCGAGCGGCTGGCCTCGTTGTCGGCGCTGTCGGTGCCCCACCCCATTGCCTTCCTACGGTCGATGTTGACCAGCCGCCAGGGACTGGCGTCCTGGTACATGTACGTCAACCAACTGCCGTGGGTGCCAGAACGGCTCATGCTCGGGCGCGACGGCACAGGAAAAGCGATGGCCAACACGCTGATCCGCAGCGGACTGCCTCCGGAGGCGGCCATGCGCGACGCTCGATCCATGGCGGAAACCGGGGCCCTGACCGCGGCACTGAACTGGTATCGCGCCATGCCGCTGAGCCGATCTGGCCCGGGCGCAGCGGGCAAGATCACCGTGCCGACGCTGTATGTCTGGAGTGACCGCGACATCGCGATCACCGCCAAGCCGGCGCGCGACACCGCGAAGTACGTGAGCGGTCCCTACCGTTTCGAAACGCTCCGCGGGGCCTCGCACTGGCTTCCGGAAGAGAAGCCGGCGGACATCGCAGGAATGTTGTTGCAGTGGTTCGCGGCCCATCCCGTTTGA
- a CDS encoding LysM peptidoglycan-binding domain-containing protein gives MKNYTVALGDTLFGIAQREYGDGGLYPVIAEQNHLSNPGLINIGQEILIPYVTYRYLFTTDDGTAARQQLTQSFYGTQSPAIQLIWEIVNGVAQREIHRGTWLLLPDLTNVGHHTVVDGETFAGLAGRWYGDHHLAAVVANANDLDASTDPAPDQILIVPGLNRRRHIAGDTLESLCAEEYGDHDVSTRAAVAAAVNYIGRPHTLFSNQAVYFPS, from the coding sequence ATGAAGAACTACACCGTGGCGCTCGGGGACACCCTGTTCGGGATCGCCCAGCGTGAATATGGCGACGGCGGTCTCTATCCCGTCATCGCCGAACAGAATCACCTCAGCAATCCGGGTCTGATCAACATCGGGCAGGAGATATTGATCCCGTACGTCACCTACCGGTACCTGTTCACCACCGACGACGGCACTGCCGCCCGTCAACAGCTCACGCAGTCGTTCTATGGGACGCAGAGCCCGGCCATCCAATTGATTTGGGAAATCGTCAACGGTGTGGCGCAGCGGGAAATCCATCGTGGCACCTGGTTGCTGCTGCCGGATCTCACCAACGTCGGGCACCACACGGTTGTCGACGGGGAGACCTTCGCAGGATTGGCAGGCCGGTGGTACGGCGATCATCACCTCGCAGCCGTCGTCGCCAACGCCAACGACCTCGACGCGTCGACCGATCCGGCCCCGGACCAGATTCTGATTGTTCCCGGACTCAACCGTCGCCGCCACATCGCCGGTGACACCCTCGAGTCACTGTGTGCCGAGGAGTACGGCGACCACGATGTGAGTACTCGGGCAGCAGTTGCGGCCGCAGTCAATTACATCGGCCGCCCGCACACCTTGTTCTCCAACCAGGCGGTGTACTTTCCGTCGTGA